The following are from one region of the Vibrio rarus genome:
- a CDS encoding TRAP transporter large permease gives MPDIVYDTLPVIMLFGTLFIFLMIGVPIAFSIGFAALMTIFLNFPIDKAAILSTQHMLRGLDNFGLLALPFFIFAGNLMNSGGIAKRLINFAMMIGGKLPGSLCHVNVIANMLFGSLSGSATASAAAVGGLMGPLQEEKKYPPSFSTAVNIASCPAGVLIPPSNVLILYALVSSSSVQYLFLAGYVPGIIFGLAVMAGVLIFGGRFGVPAEKIELEQSIPRTIVDAIPSLFMIVIIMGGIVGGIFTATEASAIAVVYSLILGFAYGEIKCKDLTGIVVNSVIITAIVLFMISASTVMSWAMAYADIPTYIANFVLGFSENPAVILILINIIFLIVGTFMDMSPAILIFTPIMLPIAGLMGMDPIHFGVMMVFNLSIGICTPPVGTALFVGCSVSGTKLGEVVPKLLPLYVLITIGLAIVVAFPELSMWLPKLAGYKG, from the coding sequence ATGCCAGATATCGTGTATGACACCCTACCTGTGATCATGCTGTTCGGTACTTTGTTTATATTTTTAATGATCGGTGTACCCATTGCTTTCTCTATTGGCTTTGCGGCATTAATGACCATTTTCTTAAACTTTCCAATTGATAAGGCTGCGATACTTAGCACCCAGCACATGTTGCGAGGATTGGACAACTTTGGGCTCTTAGCTCTGCCTTTCTTTATATTTGCCGGTAACTTAATGAACTCCGGTGGTATCGCCAAACGTTTGATTAATTTCGCTATGATGATTGGTGGCAAATTACCAGGTTCATTGTGTCACGTGAACGTTATTGCAAATATGTTGTTTGGTTCTCTATCTGGTTCAGCAACAGCCTCTGCAGCAGCAGTAGGTGGCTTGATGGGGCCTTTGCAAGAAGAAAAGAAATACCCACCATCATTCTCAACAGCGGTAAACATTGCATCATGCCCAGCAGGTGTATTAATTCCGCCATCAAATGTACTGATTCTATATGCATTGGTCAGTAGTAGCTCAGTTCAATATTTATTCCTTGCCGGTTATGTTCCAGGAATCATCTTTGGCTTAGCGGTTATGGCTGGTGTGCTAATCTTCGGTGGTCGCTTTGGTGTCCCTGCTGAAAAAATTGAACTAGAGCAATCTATCCCTCGCACTATCGTAGATGCTATCCCAAGCTTATTTATGATTGTGATTATCATGGGTGGTATCGTTGGCGGTATTTTCACCGCAACAGAAGCCTCTGCAATTGCCGTTGTATATAGCTTAATCCTTGGTTTTGCTTACGGTGAAATCAAATGTAAAGACCTAACCGGTATTGTGGTTAATAGTGTCATCATCACTGCGATCGTTCTATTTATGATCTCTGCATCTACAGTGATGTCTTGGGCAATGGCTTACGCTGATATCCCTACTTATATTGCAAACTTTGTGCTTGGTTTCTCTGAGAACCCAGCGGTTATCTTAATTCTAATCAACATCATATTCTTGATTGTCGGTACTTTCATGGATATGTCTCCAGCAATACTTATCTTCACTCCTATTATGCTTCCAATTGCGGGACTTATGGGAATGGACCCAATTCACTTTGGGGTAATGATGGTATTCAACTTATCAATTGGTATTTGTACACCGCCGGTTGGTACTGCTCTGTTTGTTGGTTGTAGTGTCTCGGGTACAAAACTAGGTGAAGTCGTTCCAAAACTTCTTCCTCTATACGTTCTAATTACAATTGGATTGGCGATTGTCGTTGCCTTCCCTGAACTTTCTATGTGGTTGCCAAAACTGGCTGGTTATAAAGGATAA
- a CDS encoding TRAP transporter small permease, giving the protein MDVFFKGVAVATKLIEKLLVLIMWTMVVTVVWQVFTRFVINSPSTFTDELSRYLLIWIGILGGAYVFALKRHLAIELLASKVSEKGEEYLSVFVNLLVITFSAIVFVYGGCHVVATTLNFHQISPSLSLFGHYLPIGYVYMVAPISGVFIVVCAIADIMQTAQKLLKGTEE; this is encoded by the coding sequence ATGGATGTATTTTTTAAAGGTGTAGCAGTTGCCACCAAGTTAATTGAAAAACTGCTTGTGCTTATCATGTGGACAATGGTGGTTACTGTTGTTTGGCAGGTATTCACACGATTCGTCATTAATTCTCCTTCTACATTTACGGATGAATTATCACGTTACTTACTAATATGGATTGGTATTCTTGGCGGCGCTTATGTTTTCGCACTAAAAAGACACTTAGCCATCGAATTACTCGCCAGCAAAGTCTCTGAGAAAGGTGAAGAATACCTATCGGTTTTTGTCAATCTCTTAGTTATCACATTCTCTGCGATAGTCTTTGTATACGGCGGTTGTCATGTAGTTGCCACTACTCTGAACTTCCATCAAATATCACCTAGCCTGTCACTGTTTGGTCATTACCTACCGATTGGTTATGTCTATATGGTCGCACCGATATCAGGGGTTTTCATCGTCGTCTGTGCCATTGCTGACATTATGCAAACAGCTCAGAAATTGCTTAAAGGAACCGAGGAATAA
- a CDS encoding penicillin-binding protein 1A: protein MKFIKITLVLALACIVIGLGTIFGFYYYLKPQLPDVATLKNVELQTPMQVYTHDGKLIAQFGEKRRVPLRLDDIPQELVDAIIATEDSRFYEHYGFDPIGITRAAIAVISTGSASQGASTITQQLARNFFLSNEKKIMRKIKEIFIAVHIEQLLTKQEILELYLNKIYLGHRSYGVGAAAQVYFGKNIQDLTLGELAVIAGLPKAPSTMNPIYSIERATARRNVVLGRMLSEHKITQAQYDDARAEDLSGETHGSQPQVRAPYVAEIARAWMVRKFGEEAAYTSGMRIYTTVDSKLQNAANIAAVNNLINYDERHGYRGEEKIAWQPGATALDQDGLISYLRAAPSYGAMRPAVVTKIDGKTAQVFIKQYGYQTIEWDGMNWARRFKTDKTQGPAPKKAADILAVGQQIWVRPTDISRILTPEPEAVASTVAANDEKASDDNATDTESATADIAKPIVWRLSQIPNANTAMVSIEPTSGRVTSLVGGFNFVHNKFNRATQSLRQVGSSIKPFIYSAAIDDGMTLASLVNDAPINQWDESAGTAWRPKNSPPTYLGPTRLRIGLAQSKNVMAVRVLREVGLDKTRDYLTRFGFAKDNTPRSETIALGAGSLTPIQMAQGYSVFANGGYYVEPFYIERVENPYGDIRFQANPTVICKHHCDNHLVTDVTAHAQSHEVKLTELTNEKGEHVAHEEVHTRYAPRVITPQTAFLVRELMYSNVWGGGSWSKGTGWNGTGYRAQALKRRDIGGKTGTTNSSKDAWYSGFGPNVVAVTWVGFDSHNRNLGRTAKNANLGKKQSSGGEAGAKTAQPAWIDFMRVALADTPPQKKQVPRNIIQARIDRNSGLLTHKADETSRFEYFLNGTQPTEYEPDNTGNNLYGDDLFSDGDSSGSDSDENSGSLF, encoded by the coding sequence GTGAAGTTCATAAAGATTACATTAGTCCTTGCACTGGCTTGCATTGTTATTGGGCTAGGTACAATTTTTGGTTTTTACTATTATCTGAAACCACAATTGCCCGACGTAGCTACACTAAAAAATGTTGAGCTACAAACGCCAATGCAAGTGTATACACACGACGGTAAATTAATTGCTCAATTTGGTGAAAAGCGCCGTGTCCCTTTAAGACTTGACGATATTCCTCAAGAGTTGGTAGACGCTATCATCGCCACCGAGGATAGCCGTTTTTATGAGCACTACGGTTTTGATCCAATTGGTATCACTCGTGCCGCCATTGCCGTGATTTCTACAGGTTCGGCAAGCCAAGGGGCCAGCACCATTACCCAACAACTCGCACGAAACTTCTTCTTATCTAATGAGAAGAAAATCATGCGTAAAATTAAAGAGATCTTTATTGCCGTTCACATAGAGCAATTACTGACTAAACAAGAGATCCTTGAGCTTTATCTAAATAAAATATATCTAGGACACCGCTCCTACGGTGTCGGCGCAGCCGCTCAAGTGTACTTCGGCAAAAATATCCAAGACCTTACCCTGGGTGAATTGGCTGTTATTGCCGGCTTACCTAAAGCCCCTTCGACCATGAACCCGATTTATTCTATTGAACGTGCTACCGCTCGACGTAATGTCGTTCTTGGGCGCATGCTATCGGAACATAAAATCACTCAAGCACAATATGACGACGCCAGAGCGGAAGATCTCAGTGGCGAGACTCATGGCTCTCAACCTCAAGTAAGAGCGCCTTATGTAGCAGAAATTGCTCGTGCTTGGATGGTCAGAAAATTTGGTGAAGAAGCGGCCTATACATCAGGAATGAGAATTTACACCACCGTAGATTCTAAACTGCAAAACGCGGCTAACATTGCGGCGGTCAATAACCTAATTAACTACGACGAGCGCCACGGATACCGAGGCGAAGAAAAAATCGCTTGGCAACCTGGTGCTACAGCCTTAGACCAAGATGGATTAATTTCGTATCTTCGTGCTGCACCTAGTTATGGAGCGATGCGCCCTGCCGTTGTCACTAAAATTGATGGCAAAACAGCGCAAGTATTCATTAAGCAGTATGGTTATCAAACTATCGAGTGGGATGGAATGAATTGGGCTCGTCGCTTTAAGACCGACAAAACCCAAGGGCCAGCACCGAAAAAAGCGGCTGACATTTTAGCCGTTGGACAACAGATTTGGGTGCGACCAACCGATATCTCTCGTATTCTTACCCCAGAGCCTGAGGCGGTGGCGAGTACTGTGGCTGCTAATGATGAAAAAGCAAGTGATGACAATGCCACTGATACAGAGTCAGCAACAGCAGACATTGCTAAGCCAATCGTATGGCGACTCAGCCAGATACCTAATGCCAATACGGCTATGGTTTCAATTGAGCCTACATCAGGACGTGTCACGTCATTGGTAGGGGGTTTTAATTTTGTACACAACAAATTTAACCGCGCTACTCAGTCGTTACGTCAAGTCGGTTCGAGCATTAAGCCCTTTATCTATTCTGCCGCCATTGATGACGGAATGACACTGGCCAGCTTAGTTAACGATGCCCCTATTAATCAATGGGATGAGAGTGCTGGTACCGCATGGCGACCTAAGAACTCACCACCTACTTACCTTGGCCCAACGCGTCTACGTATTGGCTTAGCTCAATCGAAAAACGTTATGGCCGTGCGTGTATTGCGCGAGGTGGGTTTAGATAAAACCCGCGATTACTTAACTCGTTTTGGCTTTGCTAAAGATAATACACCTCGCTCTGAAACCATTGCTTTAGGCGCGGGGAGTTTAACGCCAATACAAATGGCACAAGGTTATTCTGTATTTGCTAACGGTGGTTACTATGTTGAACCTTTCTATATTGAACGAGTAGAAAACCCTTATGGGGACATTCGTTTTCAAGCGAATCCAACGGTTATCTGTAAACATCACTGTGATAACCACCTAGTCACCGACGTAACAGCACATGCACAAAGCCATGAAGTTAAGCTGACTGAACTTACTAATGAAAAAGGTGAGCATGTTGCGCATGAGGAAGTGCATACTCGATACGCCCCTCGCGTAATTACACCACAGACAGCGTTCTTAGTACGAGAGTTGATGTACAGCAATGTTTGGGGTGGCGGTAGTTGGTCTAAAGGTACAGGGTGGAATGGTACTGGTTACCGAGCTCAAGCCCTAAAACGCCGGGATATCGGAGGCAAAACAGGCACAACCAACTCATCAAAAGATGCATGGTACAGTGGCTTTGGGCCAAATGTTGTTGCGGTTACTTGGGTAGGCTTTGATAGCCATAACCGTAACTTAGGTCGTACAGCTAAAAATGCCAACTTAGGCAAGAAACAATCATCCGGCGGCGAAGCCGGGGCGAAAACAGCACAACCTGCATGGATTGATTTTATGCGTGTCGCCCTAGCAGATACCCCGCCGCAGAAAAAACAGGTTCCGCGGAATATTATTCAGGCTCGCATTGATCGTAACTCTGGCTTATTAACACATAAGGCCGATGAAACATCACGATTTGAATACTTCTTAAATGGCACGCAACCTACAGAGTATGAACCGGATAACACCGGTAATAATCTGTATGGTGATGACCTATTTTCTGATGGCGATAGCTCAGGTAGCGACAGTGATGAGAATAGTGGCAGCCTGTTCTAG
- a CDS encoding PilN domain-containing protein, translated as MINLLPWREEVTRSKRRQLVTRIALLPIVVLLGAGGMFLLEYRNQVQLQQQLNVINTQVNVLKQAHADAVDLQQKQQLWRDKLSLLHHYQALREQPLPLDILPHKPAMQGVHLLLYSCQLSACEINGVVRKIHQLRPFMDELSHVPSVEELQIKQLLPDRGNNETLFTLSFQLVSDAL; from the coding sequence ATGATTAACCTGCTGCCATGGCGAGAAGAGGTAACACGCAGTAAGCGCAGGCAGTTGGTTACGCGGATTGCGCTACTACCCATTGTGGTTCTTTTGGGCGCAGGGGGGATGTTTTTGCTGGAATACCGCAATCAAGTGCAACTGCAACAGCAATTGAATGTCATCAATACCCAAGTAAACGTCCTTAAACAAGCTCATGCTGATGCTGTAGATTTACAGCAAAAACAGCAGTTATGGCGAGATAAGTTATCGTTACTTCATCATTATCAGGCTCTGCGCGAGCAACCATTACCTCTGGATATACTGCCCCATAAACCGGCTATGCAGGGAGTGCACCTTTTGCTGTACTCATGTCAGCTTTCCGCTTGTGAGATCAATGGTGTGGTGCGAAAAATTCATCAGTTACGGCCCTTTATGGATGAACTCTCCCATGTTCCCAGTGTGGAGGAATTGCAAATTAAGCAGTTGCTTCCTGATAGAGGCAACAACGAGACGTTATTTACCCTGTCGTTTCAATTGGTGAGTGACGCATTATGA
- the aroK gene encoding shikimate kinase AroK, translated as MAEKRNIFLVGPMGAGKSTIGRHLAQQLHMEFVDSDTVIEERTGADIAWVFDVEGEEGFRKREEGVINDLTQEQGIVLATGGGSVMSKENRNRLSARGVVVYLETTIEKQLARTNRDKKRPLLQTDEPREVLEALAAKRNPEYEEVADYTVKTDDQSAKIVANQIVKMLEER; from the coding sequence ATGGCTGAAAAACGTAATATTTTCCTTGTTGGCCCAATGGGCGCCGGCAAAAGCACAATAGGTAGACACCTAGCACAACAACTTCATATGGAGTTTGTTGATTCTGACACTGTGATCGAAGAACGCACTGGCGCTGATATCGCTTGGGTATTCGATGTGGAAGGCGAAGAAGGCTTCCGCAAGCGTGAAGAAGGTGTGATCAATGACCTTACCCAGGAACAGGGTATTGTTCTTGCGACCGGTGGTGGCTCAGTAATGAGCAAAGAAAACCGCAACCGTCTATCTGCTCGTGGCGTGGTAGTGTATCTAGAGACTACTATCGAAAAACAACTTGCTCGTACTAATCGCGATAAAAAGCGTCCGCTCTTGCAAACTGATGAGCCTCGAGAGGTTCTTGAGGCTTTAGCAGCAAAGCGTAATCCTGAGTACGAAGAAGTTGCAGACTATACAGTTAAAACTGACGATCAGAGTGCAAAAATAGTTGCAAATCAAATCGTTAAAATGTTGGAAGAGCGTTAA
- the aroB gene encoding 3-dehydroquinate synthase, whose protein sequence is MERITVSLGERSYPISIGAGLLGNPALFSNLFPSSKDLSLQQVVIVTNTTVGPLYADKVQQQFVDLGCKTQVLELPDGEKYKSLDTFNDVMSFLLENNCSRDVLLVALGGGVIGDLVGFVAASYQRGVDFVQIPTTLLSQVDSSVGGKTAVNHPLGKNMIGAFYQPKSVIIDINTLATLPDREFAAGMAEVVKYGIIIDKPFFEWIEQHIHSLTELESASVIKAVANCCQIKADVVAQDEKESGVRALLNLGHTFGHAIEAELGYGKWLHGEAVSSGTVMAARAAAHSGMLDAIDVERIESLLIACDLPVHTPDSMTGEDFMKHMMRDKKVLSGRLRLILPDAIGHSQVVSDIDLSHVYQAIEDGRK, encoded by the coding sequence ATGGAACGGATCACGGTAAGTTTAGGGGAGCGAAGCTACCCAATTTCAATTGGTGCTGGGTTATTGGGTAACCCGGCCCTCTTTTCAAATTTATTCCCATCGTCAAAAGATTTGTCATTACAACAAGTTGTTATTGTTACTAATACAACTGTTGGCCCTCTATACGCAGACAAAGTACAACAACAATTTGTTGATCTAGGGTGTAAAACACAAGTTTTAGAGTTACCTGACGGTGAGAAATATAAGTCATTAGACACCTTTAATGATGTCATGAGCTTTCTGCTTGAGAACAACTGTAGCCGAGATGTGTTACTAGTTGCTCTTGGTGGTGGCGTTATTGGCGATCTCGTTGGTTTTGTGGCCGCGAGTTATCAACGTGGTGTGGACTTTGTGCAAATCCCAACGACGTTATTGTCGCAAGTCGACTCTTCTGTAGGAGGAAAGACGGCGGTCAATCACCCGTTAGGTAAAAACATGATAGGTGCCTTCTATCAGCCTAAATCGGTCATTATTGATATTAATACTTTAGCTACTTTACCTGATCGTGAATTTGCTGCAGGTATGGCTGAGGTAGTGAAATATGGCATCATCATTGATAAACCCTTTTTTGAGTGGATTGAGCAACATATCCATTCATTGACTGAGTTAGAAAGCGCTTCGGTGATCAAAGCGGTGGCTAACTGTTGTCAAATTAAAGCGGATGTTGTCGCACAAGACGAAAAAGAGTCCGGTGTTCGAGCGTTATTGAACCTAGGTCATACTTTTGGTCATGCCATTGAAGCCGAACTAGGCTATGGTAAATGGTTGCACGGTGAAGCCGTGTCTTCAGGTACCGTTATGGCTGCTCGTGCAGCTGCTCATAGCGGCATGCTCGATGCCATTGATGTAGAAAGGATTGAGTCGCTGCTTATTGCGTGTGATTTACCTGTACACACACCAGATAGCATGACTGGCGAAGATTTCATGAAACATATGATGCGCGATAAAAAGGTATTGTCGGGCCGTTTACGACTGATTTTGCCCGATGCCATTGGCCATTCTCAGGTGGTGAGTGATATCGATCTGTCTCATGTTTATCAGGCTATTGAGGATGGTCGTAAATAA
- a CDS encoding SPOR domain-containing protein, translating into MSTAQKATMIKLQSQTQILDKLRLMTRFGSNLVTFIGSRGAGKSLLLEQYHTQYVATPYKAKLLGDASTSVNSLKRDVLQQLLPKTPFVAERSLFDHLDNELGLQAAEIVVLIDDAHLLSSEVIVLLWQWVERIQAHPMWSINLILACSSELLPNTIQPLSHQFNVQPVQLNIDPLSPRDAEFFLELMVLRKFESVKKRDKIRKKARRLVSYPGEIMALGNKVNSRKPVLPSNNGSAKYGIVITLLIVIILLGLWQVISNTQPENDADVAHLSEPAQDVTLTPDELQSSKVADFSVIEKETLTEDTVALPPAVTTTTVTIDDGSKGRERAVLPDELVDSLIDSDSQVRKPTASTEVSTSPLSEPSAPVIHFSFSRSALMAVSRDRYTIQLGALRTMAEVQSFLDTHHMQDKVRIYPTIRAEKKWYIITYKDFRYVKQASQAIEQLPTSVQSVGPWVKSMARVHQEIEVAK; encoded by the coding sequence ATGAGCACAGCTCAGAAAGCCACAATGATCAAACTACAATCACAGACGCAAATATTAGATAAATTACGTCTAATGACTCGGTTTGGTTCTAACCTTGTTACTTTTATTGGCTCGAGGGGGGCGGGGAAATCCTTGCTCCTTGAGCAATATCATACTCAATATGTCGCCACTCCATATAAAGCGAAGCTATTAGGGGATGCTTCTACCTCTGTTAATTCTCTAAAGAGAGATGTATTACAGCAGTTGCTACCTAAGACCCCCTTTGTTGCTGAGCGTTCTTTATTTGATCATTTAGATAATGAACTAGGGCTACAGGCCGCAGAGATAGTGGTGCTGATTGATGATGCTCATTTATTATCATCAGAGGTCATTGTTCTTCTGTGGCAGTGGGTTGAGCGTATTCAAGCTCACCCTATGTGGTCTATAAATTTAATTCTGGCTTGTAGTTCTGAGTTATTGCCGAACACAATACAGCCTTTATCTCATCAATTTAATGTACAGCCAGTACAGTTAAACATAGATCCTCTTTCACCAAGAGATGCCGAGTTTTTCCTTGAATTGATGGTGCTTAGAAAGTTTGAAAGTGTAAAAAAACGAGATAAAATTCGCAAAAAAGCCCGTCGTCTGGTGTCTTACCCAGGCGAAATTATGGCATTAGGAAATAAAGTGAACTCGAGAAAACCTGTCTTACCTTCTAATAATGGCTCTGCTAAATACGGTATTGTCATTACACTGCTCATCGTTATTATTTTGCTTGGGCTGTGGCAAGTAATATCCAACACTCAGCCTGAAAATGATGCCGATGTTGCTCATCTTTCAGAGCCTGCGCAGGATGTCACCTTGACACCTGATGAGCTACAGAGCAGTAAAGTAGCGGATTTTTCGGTCATTGAAAAAGAGACATTAACCGAAGATACTGTCGCATTACCGCCAGCAGTGACAACAACAACGGTCACTATTGATGACGGTAGCAAAGGGCGTGAACGAGCAGTACTTCCTGATGAATTAGTAGACTCTCTCATTGACTCAGATTCTCAGGTTAGAAAACCGACAGCCTCAACGGAAGTATCAACATCGCCATTATCTGAACCATCAGCGCCGGTGATTCATTTCTCCTTTTCTCGTTCAGCACTTATGGCAGTGAGTCGTGATCGCTATACCATCCAACTAGGTGCTTTACGAACGATGGCGGAAGTGCAGTCGTTTCTTGATACACACCATATGCAAGATAAAGTGCGCATTTACCCGACCATTCGCGCCGAGAAAAAATGGTACATAATTACCTATAAAGATTTTCGCTATGTAAAACAAGCGAGTCAGGCTATAGAACAATTGCCCACCTCGGTGCAAAGCGTTGGACCTTGGGTCAAGTCTATGGCTCGGGTACATCAAGAGATAGAAGTTGCAAAATAA
- a CDS encoding Dam family site-specific DNA-(adenine-N6)-methyltransferase: protein MKKQRAFLKWAGGKYGLVDEIQRHLPQAKKLVEPFVGAGSVFLNTDYEQYLLADINPDLINLYNLLKNDPQSYINEAKRMFTPEYNQKEAYLDVRRQFNATDDIPFRSVAFLYMNRFGFNGLCRYNKKGGFNVPFGSYKKPYFPEKELEFFAEKAKKATFVCEGYLETFKRARKGCVIYCDPPYAPLSTTANFTTYSSNGFSLDDQAALADVAENAALKRGIPVLISNHDTKLTRRLYHGADLNVVRVKRTISRNGAGRNKVDELLALFNHGE from the coding sequence ATGAAAAAACAACGAGCCTTTTTAAAGTGGGCCGGTGGCAAATATGGACTTGTTGATGAGATTCAGCGCCATCTACCACAAGCAAAAAAGCTAGTTGAACCTTTTGTGGGGGCCGGCTCTGTATTTTTGAATACGGATTACGAGCAATACTTACTGGCAGACATCAATCCAGATCTGATTAATCTGTATAATCTATTAAAGAATGATCCGCAAAGCTATATCAATGAAGCTAAGCGTATGTTCACGCCAGAATACAATCAAAAAGAAGCGTATTTAGACGTGCGTCGTCAGTTCAATGCAACAGACGATATTCCTTTTCGCTCGGTTGCTTTTTTGTATATGAATCGATTTGGCTTTAATGGCCTGTGTCGATACAACAAAAAAGGCGGTTTTAACGTCCCGTTTGGTTCGTATAAAAAACCGTATTTCCCCGAGAAAGAACTGGAGTTCTTTGCCGAAAAAGCGAAGAAAGCCACCTTTGTTTGCGAGGGGTATTTAGAGACATTTAAACGTGCGCGTAAAGGGTGTGTGATTTACTGTGATCCACCTTATGCTCCTCTTTCGACTACAGCAAATTTTACTACTTATTCCAGTAACGGCTTCTCTTTAGACGACCAAGCCGCTTTAGCGGATGTAGCGGAAAACGCCGCATTGAAACGTGGTATTCCCGTATTGATCTCTAATCACGATACCAAACTAACCCGACGCCTATATCATGGGGCGGATTTGAATGTGGTTAGAGTGAAACGCACCATTAGTCGCAATGGTGCTGGCCGTAATAAAGTAGACGAATTATTGGCTTTGTTTAATCACGGGGAGTAG
- the rpe gene encoding ribulose-phosphate 3-epimerase: MTDFLIAPSILSADFARLGEDVERVLASGADVVHFDVMDNHYVPNLTFGAPICKALRDYGITAPIDVHLMVKPVDSIVPEFAKAGASMITFHVEASEHVDRTLQLIKEHGCKAGVVLNPATPLSHLDYIMDKVDMILLMSVNPGFGGQSFIPNTLDKLRAVRKRIDESGRDIRLEIDGGVKVENIREIAEAGADMFVAGSAIFNQPDYQQVIDQMRAELAKVK, translated from the coding sequence ATGACCGATTTTCTTATTGCACCATCTATTTTATCTGCAGACTTTGCTCGCTTAGGCGAAGATGTAGAGCGTGTGCTCGCCTCTGGTGCCGATGTGGTGCACTTTGATGTAATGGACAACCATTACGTGCCAAACCTAACGTTTGGTGCACCTATCTGTAAAGCTCTGCGTGATTACGGTATTACGGCACCTATTGATGTCCATCTTATGGTTAAGCCTGTCGATTCTATTGTTCCTGAATTTGCTAAAGCGGGCGCTAGCATGATTACCTTTCATGTAGAAGCATCCGAGCACGTGGATCGCACCCTACAACTGATTAAAGAGCACGGCTGTAAAGCGGGAGTGGTGCTTAACCCTGCCACGCCGTTATCGCACTTAGATTACATCATGGACAAAGTGGATATGATTTTGTTGATGTCAGTAAACCCTGGCTTTGGCGGTCAATCGTTTATCCCTAATACGTTAGACAAACTGCGCGCGGTGCGTAAACGCATTGATGAAAGTGGTCGTGATATTCGTTTAGAAATTGATGGTGGAGTTAAGGTGGAAAATATTCGTGAAATCGCTGAAGCGGGTGCGGATATGTTTGTCGCCGGTTCTGCTATTTTTAATCAGCCGGATTATCAGCAAGTGATTGATCAAATGCGCGCAGAGTTAGCGAAGGTTAAATAA
- a CDS encoding phosphoglycolate phosphatase, producing MCTRSIKLIAFDLDGTLLDSAPDLAVAVDLAMQAMHRPRVTEAQVRTWLGNGADNLVARALSQNMVVDASLSEESKTQARAHFDHYYAECGHTKSALYPKVKETLQALHDDGYQLAIVTNKPSQFVPEILSQQGLEGLFVDVLGGDTLPKIKPDPMPLNHLLDKHQLATTEMIMIGDSKNDILAAKNAGVISVALPYGYNHGEPIQLANPDHLLDDLSYLPKLLTLL from the coding sequence ATGTGTACTCGCTCAATTAAACTGATTGCTTTTGATCTTGATGGTACTTTACTTGATAGTGCGCCAGACTTGGCGGTGGCCGTGGATTTAGCTATGCAAGCTATGCATCGTCCTAGGGTAACGGAAGCGCAAGTGCGTACTTGGCTGGGCAATGGTGCCGATAACTTAGTGGCTCGAGCATTGAGCCAAAATATGGTTGTCGACGCTAGCTTAAGCGAAGAGAGTAAGACACAAGCAAGAGCGCACTTTGACCATTATTATGCTGAATGTGGCCATACTAAAAGTGCCCTATATCCCAAAGTGAAAGAGACGCTGCAGGCTTTGCATGACGATGGATATCAACTGGCTATTGTAACCAATAAGCCGTCTCAGTTCGTCCCTGAAATATTGTCGCAACAGGGGCTTGAGGGGTTATTTGTCGATGTTTTAGGGGGTGATACGCTACCTAAGATAAAGCCTGACCCTATGCCTCTAAACCATTTGCTAGACAAGCATCAACTGGCGACGACAGAGATGATCATGATAGGTGACTCCAAGAATGACATTCTCGCGGCCAAAAATGCTGGGGTGATCTCCGTGGCATTACCCTATGGGTACAATCATGGGGAGCCGATTCAGTTAGCCAACCCTGATCATCTGCTTGATGACTTATCATACCTGCCAAAATTATTAACTCTCCTCTAA